Proteins found in one Quercus robur chromosome 2, dhQueRobu3.1, whole genome shotgun sequence genomic segment:
- the LOC126714294 gene encoding histone acetyltransferase type B catalytic subunit — protein sequence MGQKQQSTADPTAEPKKRRRVGFFNLDSGIEAKDCIKVYLVSSKEEVGSPDSFCIDPVDLNSFFDEDGKIYGYQGLKITIWVSSISFHAYADITFESTSDGGKGITDLKAALQRIFAETLVESKVDFLQAFSTGSNLIGSMISSGEILKLKASNGRVTDCNSDKAAISDVEVVRMVVGKTAAGHLYSRLIPLVLLLVDGSSPIDVSDPSWELYVLTQKKPDQQGEIQCRVLGFSAIYRFYHYPDSSRLRLGQILVLPPYQHKGYGRYLMEVLNDVAVSEDVYDLTVEEPLDYFQHVRTCVDLSHLLVFDPIQHAVSTAVSRLKQGKLSKKIHIPRFMPPSSVIDDVRRSLKINKKQFLNCWEVLIYLGLDPVDKYMEDFVSIISSRVKGDIIGKDSGTNGKRVIEVPSDYDKEMAFVMYRSQVGEASDVQMDENQTNQEEQLRQLVDERVKEIKSIAQKVTGHRV from the exons ATGGGTCAGAAGCAACAATCCACTGCCGATCCCACCGCCGAGCCCAAGAAACGAAGGCGGGTCGGGTTCTTCAACTTGG ATTCTGGAATTGAGGCCAAAGATTGCATTAAGGTTTACCTGG TTTCTAGCAAAGAGGAAGTGGGTTCTCCAGATAGTTTTTGCATCGACCCAGTTGACTTAAATAGCTTTTTTGATGAGGATGGGAAGATATATGGTTACCAAGGCTTGAAG ATTACCATATGGGTTAGCAGCATATCATTTCATGCATATGCTGATATTACATTTGAGAGCACATCAGAT ggAGGAAAAGGTATCACAGATCTGAAAGCTGCTCTTCAG AGAATTTTTGCTGAGACTCTTGTTGAGAGTAAAGTTGACTTTCTTCAGGCCTTTTCAACAGGGAGTAATCTCATCGG ATCCATGATCTCAAGCGGGGAGATATTGAAGCTCAAAGCCTCAAATGGACGTGTCACTGATTGTAATAGTGATAAAGCAGCTATTTCTGATGTTGAG GTTGTTCGCATGGTGGTGGGCAAGACAGCTGCTGGGCACCTTTACAGTCGCTTGATAcctcttgttcttcttcttgttgATG GTAGCAGCCCTATTGATGTTAGTGATCCAAGTTGGGAGTTGTATGTCCTGACTCAGAAGAAACCTGATCAGCAGGGCGAGATTCAATGTAGAGTGCTTGGTTTTTCAGCTATTTATCGTTTTTACCATTATCCAGACAGTTCTCGCTTGCGACTTGGTCAG ATATTGGTATTGCCTCCTTACCAACACAAAGGTTATGGCCGTTACCTTATGGAGGTGCTTAATGATGTTGCAGTGTCTGAAGATGTTTACGACTTGACAGTTGAAGAGCCATTGGACTATTTCCAGCATGTGCGCACCTGTGTTGACTTATCACACTTGCTTGTTTTTGATCCAATCCAGCATGCAGTTAGTACAGCTGTTTCACGTTTGAAGCAAGGAAAGCTGTCAAAGAAAATCCACATTCCCCGGTTCATGCCCCCTTCAAGTGTAATTGATGATGTCAGGAGaagtttgaaaatcaacaaGAAACAGTTTCTCAATTGTTGGGAGGTTTTAATCTATCTTGGTCTTGATCCTGTTGACAAGTACATGGAGGATTTTGTGAGCATCATTTCCAGCCGTGTGAAGGGTGATATTATTGGGAAAGACTCTGGGACTAACGGAAAGCGAGTAATTGAAGTTCCAAGTGATTACGATAAGGAGATGGCATTTGTCATGTATAGGTCACAGGTTGGTGAAGCTAGTGATGTTCAGATGgatgaaaatcaaacaaatcaaGAAGAGCAGCTCCGGCAATTAGTCGATGAGAGGGTGAAAGAAATCAAGTCAATTGCGCAGAAAGTAACTGGGCATCGTGTATGA